A stretch of Sardina pilchardus unplaced genomic scaffold, fSarPil1.1 HAP1_SCAFFOLD_144, whole genome shotgun sequence DNA encodes these proteins:
- the LOC134074654 gene encoding uncharacterized protein LOC134074654, whose translation MKLSSETKMSMAVLAVVSVFCLGVTSVAGQYSRADIQLISELSAVSPGETVRIMCGGIHDQYSYVCLNRNGSSIMRQYSYYYISVTFTRSIVDVSDTGSYTCGPCYSFYKSSYSKSSAIDITVVVLQKPSLSLETSREVPWGQSAQMRCSISTQHQGGTFTLQQLSGSFTETVEDTGTSALFTIPQVDFTHEGAFYCQYQTRVSRRHFTSPQSDTISLSVIVDLVQPNISLSAPDGGLFRGPQGPEVTRGHSLSLVCSTEPQHQGGSFHLIFDGSNSTRTQLAINHSASFYIPEADYSHQGNYSCVYEVTVSSRTFKSRQTAPLTVIVRGSANRYGFHNGAVVLQNPSLSLETSKEVSWGQSARMRCSISTQHLGGTFTLQQLYGSFTETKRLGLYQNSALFTIPQVDFIHQGAYYCQYQTSVSRREFTSSQSNTASISIIVDLVQPNISLSAPDGGLFWGPQGPEVTRGHSLSLICSTEPQHQGGFFHLIFDGSNRTKLAINHSASFHIPEADYSHQGNYSCVYEVTVSSRTFKSTPTAPLTVIVRASLVPIVSGVTSVLIFFVVIPAILCLVKKMCLTDTPQENSDPPRSVSRIGFHSGPDNSDEDEGIYMNTAKRAMQKYRSKDSDGDMEEVYANVEEIHNCSTAIFSDVEVDDIYQNYK comes from the exons TGTTTTGTCTCGGTGTCACTTCAGTAGCTG GTCAGTATTCCAGAGCCGACATCCAGCTCATCTCCGAATTATCAGCTGTCTCACCTGGAGAAACTGTTCGTATCATGTGTGGCGGGATTCATGACCAATACAGCTATGTTTGTTTAAACAGAAATGGTTCTTCCATCATGAGACAGTACAGTTACTACTATATCAGTGTGACCTTCACTCGTTCTATTGTGGATGTCTCTGACACAGGCAGCTACACATGTGGCCCCTGCTATAGCTTCTACAAGAGCAGCTATAGCAAGAGCAGCGCCATTGATATCACTGTAG TTGTACTACAGAAGCCAAGTCTTtcactggaaaccagcagagagGTTCCTTGGGGTCAGTCTGCCCAGATGAGatgctccatctccacacagcaccagggtggtacattcaccctacagcagctctctgggtcATTTACAGAGACAGTAGAAGACACGGGAACCTCTGCCCTCTTCACCATCCCTCAAGTGGACTTTACCCACGAAGGAGCTTTCTATTGCCAGTATCAAACAAGGGTTTCCAGACGTCATTTCACTTCCCCCCAAAGTGATACTATCAGCCTCTCTGTAATAG TGGACCTTGTGCAGCCCAacatctctctcagtgcccCAGATGGAGGGCTGTTCCGGGGGCCTCAGGGGCCAGAGGTGACCAGGGGCCACAGCCTCTCCCTCGTCTGCTCTACTGAGCCACAGCACCAAGGAGGCTCCTTCCACCTCATCTTTGATGGGTCTAACAGCACCAGGACTCAGCTCGCCATCAACCACTCAGCCTCCTTCTACATTCCTGAGGCAGACTACTCCCACCAgggcaactacagctgtgtcTATGAGGTCACTGTGTCCAGCCGCACCTTCAAGTCAAGACAGACAGCACCACTGACAGTCATCGTAAGAG GTTCTGCAAACAGATATGGATTTCACAATGGAGCTG TTGTACTACAGAACCCAAGTCTTTCATTGGAAACCAGTAAAGAGGTTTCTTGGGGTCAGTCTGCCCGGATGAGatgctccatctccacacagcaccTGGGTGGTACATTCACCCTGCAGCAGCTCTATGGGTCATTTACAGAGACAAAACGTCTAGGTCTATATCAAAACTCTGCCCTCTTCACCATTCCTCAAGTGGACTTTATCCATCAAGGAGCCTACTACTGCCAGTATCAAACAAGCGTCTCCAGACGTGAATTCACATCCTCTCAAAGTAATACTGCCAGCATTTCTATAATAG TGGACCTGGTGCAGCCCAacatctctctcagtgcccCAGATGGAGGGCTGTTCTGGGGGCCTCAGGGGCCAGAGGTGACCAGGGGCCACAGCCTCTCCCTCATCTGCTCTACTGAGCCACAGCACCAAGGAGGCTTCTTCCATCTCATCTTTGATGGGTCTAACAGGACCAAGCTCGCCATCAACCACTCAGCCTCCTTCCACATCCCTGAGGCAGACTACTCCCACCAgggcaactacagctgtgtcTATGAGGTCACTGTGTCCAGCCGCACCTTCAAGTCAACACCGACAGCCCCACTGACCGTCATCGTAAGAG CATCCCTGGTTCCCATTGTATCTGGAGTGACTTCAGTGTTGATCTTTTTTGTGGTGATTCCTGCCATACTCTGCCTGGTGAAGAAAATGTGCTTGACCGACACGCCCCAGGAGAACAGTGATCCACCAC GCTCTGTGAGCAGAATTGGATTTCATAGTGGACCAGATAactctgatgaagatgagggcATCTATATGAACACAGCTAAGCGTGCTATGCAGAAGTATCGAAGTAAAGACTCTGATGGGGATATGGAAGAAGTGTATGCGAATGTAGAGGAGATTCACAACTGCTCAACTGCCATATTCAGTGATGTTGAGGTGGATGACATCTATCAGAACTATAAATGA
- the LOC134074656 gene encoding guided entry of tail-anchored proteins factor 1-like — MAAGYNWFLVLGSVFLCNLVKTLLPSFSSFLSRVVQKDAEQEMEMRTQIQEMKKELSSISMMDEFARYARLERKINKMTNMLKTHVKSRTAHQAKMKWIVNIVFYILQAVLMISLIWKYYADPVTVVPSKWIAPLERLVAFPSGVAGGVGITCWLVVCNKVVAIGLHAVN; from the exons ATGGCTGCCGGGTACAATTGGTTCCTGGTACTGgggtctgtgtttttgtgtaaccTCGTGAAAACACTATTGCCGAGCTTTTCCTCTTTT CTATCAAGGGTGGTGCAGAAGGATGCCGAACAGGAGATGGAGATGCGCACACAGATCCAGGAAATGAAGAAGGAGCTCTCGTCCATCAGCATGATGGATGAGTTTGCCAGGTATGCGCGTTTAGAGCGCAAGATCAACAAGATGACGAACATGTTGAAGACCCATG TGAAGTCAAGAACTGCTCATCAAGCAAAAATGAAGTGGATTGTGAACATAGTCTTCTACATACTTCAG GCTGTGCTCATGATCTCACTCATCTGGAAGTATTACGCCGACCCGGTTACCGTGGTGCCCAGTAAGTGGATCGCCCCGCTGGAGCGATTGGTGGCGTTCCCTTCAGGAGTGGCAG gtggtGTCGGGATTACCTGCTGGTTAGTGGTGTGTAACAAGGTGGTTGCTATTGGATTGCATGCAGTTAACTAA